In Gemmata obscuriglobus, a single genomic region encodes these proteins:
- a CDS encoding beta strand repeat-containing protein: MPNWSKQMFKSQQPTRPVHLAPRLGVEALEDRSVPATVITIQEAAGSLDGFLSATDGTIALNDLAGQAGTLSRAALQGVGAGVAISIAAENAIVFDASLTAPVALQTDGTASAAFVASNGNLAFASAKSLTTSGADLTLTSTNGVLTVANLATSGGNVTLNADAVNVLAGVQVNAGTNPTRSIVTVQPVTNTVNVDLGGAGSAGTIGLTDAELDTITARVLRVGSLTATGTIAVTAPITLAGGAVPTLSLRTGNNTATAVTQTAPLSVTNLAVQSAGTVVLTTPGNDVTTLAASVTGAGNAFRFTDTNALVLGTVDGVAGAATTTAPGSQVTLSAGALTQAAGANVTTSELELLGAGPVTLTNAGNNVATLAASVAGALSYTDADALTVGIVGGTSGVATTNSAIVIATTDGDLSITNGNAGPTPDVNAGTGTVSLTAGGAAGQNRLLAVAIDAGVTGTGGVTLTANDVEIEADVDAGAQLLLVQPFEASTPINLGTNTVGAFALTDAEIDFLITTGAVRIGNAAAGNIDVSAAITVDGASQLELITGGGVMDNNSGAQDISVARLAITAGTGIGVVGTNTPNLELSVTNLEATTATGGIGISNFGELVIGGVTGALSGLSVTTSGAIAITVTGSLTVGATPTEGVSVAGGGNITLTPSNDLAINAPVIASGGNGNITLSARNDITVDATVTVAGTGNITAGADSDNNGGGNFSNTAALTTAGGDITISAQDIELNAAATTTTAASGDIFLLTRDPADVINLGTNTGFGLTNADLNNVTTATLHIGSATNTGGIAVTGQITLGGAVPVLSLETSGAITDATGAEQTDITVASLTLLAGRAGAGGIGATGVGGLDVAVTNLAAANSSPDTGEIVIANASAALNVGTVAGRAGVVNQNTAGGVVLSSTGGIALAATVSGATGVAVSTSGGDLNTTAPVSSSTGAVQLTASGAVSIGGAVSGTGATVTAGTTLTTTAAATVTVGGAGSVALTASAGALSVGASVAAGIGGVTLTATDTAATTNTVTVAAGVSVSTTAATLTINAGDAVTIGGTLTTVAGGTVNVNVDAGAVDVGVGGAVTFSATSNVSGATVMNVTGGADDDTFNLRPLTTGITTNLIAAAGADTLNIDLTAATASAFGNITAVGTGTFSFGNRGSVVATGLESVAATGGTYALNIGLQTAGFQDGNASPDVTTVSNTGSALNVTVQANSTGATQTLFSGRTGDVSTLTVTGSTDRDTVTVDLTNPLPAVTVVGGGPTTIPGDTLNLITTNANGATFTPVVGGGTYTFANRSAVTFSQIEVGPAPVLRVAASDASAAEGATPDTGTFTITRVGDTSAALTVTYTLSGTAVNGVSYQALTGTVTFAPGASTATVTLTPIDNSSVDGTRTAVLTLSPSASYEIAAGASQATIAIADNDALGRRLVVGSSASGTVQVLDNSSNTAVASFRPYAGYQGGVSVAVGDVTGDGVADIVTGATALSPHVKVFDGVTFKEIRSFFAFTNFASGVSVAVGDLDNDGKSEIIVGAGTLAPHVKVFDATTLQERASFYAFTLTTGAPIASGITVAAGDTDGDGRAEIVVGATVAPHVKTFDLAGNTLRSFLVPNLPPDTGISVGTGDLDGDKRAELLVGARVGGQAVTTVFQGEAAIGQFSSGAVATTPRVAGTDRDGDGKDELILTLGPTVSVRSGTFPFDQLSTLTPFTGFNGGVFVG, translated from the coding sequence ATGCCGAACTGGTCGAAGCAAATGTTCAAGAGCCAACAGCCGACTCGGCCCGTGCACCTAGCCCCGCGACTCGGCGTCGAGGCCCTGGAAGACCGCAGCGTCCCGGCGACGGTCATCACGATCCAGGAAGCGGCCGGCTCGCTCGACGGGTTCCTCAGCGCGACCGACGGCACCATCGCCCTGAATGATCTGGCCGGCCAGGCCGGCACGCTCTCTCGCGCCGCCCTCCAGGGCGTCGGCGCGGGCGTTGCGATCAGCATCGCTGCCGAAAACGCAATCGTCTTCGACGCCTCCCTCACGGCCCCCGTCGCGCTGCAAACGGACGGCACCGCCAGCGCCGCGTTCGTCGCGTCGAACGGGAACCTCGCGTTCGCGTCCGCCAAGTCCCTCACCACGAGCGGCGCCGACCTGACGCTCACCTCGACGAACGGCGTGCTCACCGTCGCGAACCTCGCCACCTCCGGCGGGAACGTCACCCTGAACGCCGACGCGGTGAACGTTCTCGCGGGGGTGCAGGTGAACGCGGGCACGAACCCGACCCGCAGCATCGTGACCGTTCAGCCGGTCACCAACACCGTGAACGTCGATCTCGGCGGCGCCGGCAGCGCCGGCACCATCGGGCTCACCGACGCCGAACTGGACACGATCACCGCCCGCGTCTTGCGGGTCGGCAGCCTCACCGCCACCGGCACCATCGCCGTGACCGCCCCGATCACGCTCGCCGGCGGCGCCGTCCCGACGCTCAGCCTACGCACCGGCAACAACACCGCCACCGCGGTCACACAGACCGCACCGCTGAGCGTCACCAACCTCGCCGTCCAGTCGGCCGGTACGGTCGTCCTTACCACCCCTGGGAACGACGTAACCACGCTGGCCGCGAGCGTCACCGGGGCCGGCAACGCCTTCCGGTTCACCGACACCAACGCGCTGGTCCTCGGAACCGTGGACGGGGTCGCGGGGGCCGCCACCACCACCGCGCCCGGTTCGCAGGTGACCCTGTCGGCCGGCGCACTGACCCAGGCAGCCGGCGCCAACGTTACCACCAGCGAACTCGAACTGCTCGGCGCCGGCCCGGTCACCCTCACCAACGCCGGCAACAACGTCGCGACACTGGCCGCCAGCGTCGCCGGTGCCCTCAGCTACACCGACGCCGACGCTCTGACCGTGGGTATCGTTGGCGGCACCAGCGGCGTTGCCACGACCAACAGCGCCATCGTCATCGCCACCACCGACGGCGACCTGAGCATCACCAACGGCAACGCGGGTCCGACGCCGGACGTGAACGCCGGCACCGGCACCGTGTCCCTCACCGCCGGCGGCGCGGCCGGGCAGAACCGGCTGCTTGCCGTCGCGATCGACGCCGGCGTTACCGGCACGGGCGGGGTCACACTAACCGCGAACGACGTTGAAATCGAGGCTGATGTGGACGCCGGAGCGCAACTGCTCCTGGTTCAACCGTTCGAGGCCAGCACGCCTATCAACCTAGGGACCAACACGGTCGGCGCGTTCGCGCTGACGGATGCCGAAATTGACTTTCTGATTACCACAGGGGCCGTGCGGATTGGTAACGCCGCGGCCGGGAACATTGATGTCAGCGCGGCGATCACCGTGGACGGCGCGAGCCAGCTCGAGTTGATCACCGGCGGCGGAGTCATGGACAACAACTCCGGTGCTCAGGACATTTCCGTCGCCCGACTCGCGATCACAGCCGGCACCGGGATCGGTGTGGTCGGCACCAACACTCCGAACCTCGAGCTGAGCGTCACGAACCTGGAAGCGACCACCGCGACCGGGGGCATCGGGATCAGTAATTTCGGCGAGCTGGTGATCGGCGGCGTAACCGGAGCACTCTCCGGGTTAAGCGTGACGACTTCGGGTGCCATCGCGATCACCGTCACGGGTTCGCTCACCGTCGGGGCGACCCCGACCGAGGGCGTGTCGGTCGCGGGCGGCGGAAACATCACCCTGACGCCAAGCAACGACCTGGCGATCAACGCGCCGGTCATCGCCAGCGGCGGCAACGGCAACATCACCCTGTCGGCCCGCAACGACATCACGGTAGACGCGACGGTCACCGTCGCCGGCACCGGCAACATCACCGCCGGCGCCGACAGCGACAATAACGGGGGCGGAAACTTCTCCAACACGGCGGCGCTCACAACCGCCGGCGGCGACATCACCATCAGCGCGCAAGACATCGAGCTCAATGCGGCCGCCACGACCACCACGGCCGCCAGCGGTGACATCTTCCTGCTCACCCGCGACCCGGCCGATGTCATCAACCTGGGCACTAACACCGGGTTCGGGCTCACGAACGCCGACCTCAACAACGTCACCACCGCGACCCTGCACATCGGCAGCGCGACCAACACCGGCGGGATCGCGGTCACGGGTCAGATCACGCTCGGGGGCGCCGTCCCGGTGCTGTCGCTCGAAACGAGCGGCGCAATCACCGACGCCACCGGCGCCGAGCAGACCGACATCACGGTCGCGAGCCTCACACTGCTGGCCGGGCGCGCGGGGGCGGGCGGCATCGGCGCGACGGGCGTGGGCGGGCTTGATGTCGCAGTCACGAACCTCGCGGCCGCGAACTCCAGCCCCGATACGGGCGAGATCGTCATCGCGAACGCCTCGGCGGCTCTGAACGTGGGCACCGTCGCCGGGCGCGCGGGGGTCGTGAACCAGAACACCGCCGGCGGCGTCGTGCTGTCCTCGACCGGCGGAATCGCCCTCGCCGCCACGGTGAGCGGGGCCACCGGTGTGGCCGTTTCGACCAGCGGCGGTGACCTGAACACCACCGCCCCCGTCAGCAGTTCCACCGGCGCGGTCCAGCTCACCGCCTCGGGGGCGGTCAGCATCGGCGGCGCCGTGAGTGGCACCGGCGCCACCGTCACGGCCGGCACCACGCTGACCACCACCGCGGCCGCCACCGTCACCGTCGGCGGGGCCGGGAGCGTGGCGCTAACCGCGTCGGCGGGCGCGCTGTCGGTCGGCGCGAGCGTCGCGGCCGGCATCGGCGGCGTCACCCTGACCGCCACCGACACCGCCGCGACCACCAACACCGTAACGGTGGCCGCGGGCGTCTCGGTTTCGACCACCGCTGCCACGCTCACCATCAACGCGGGCGACGCGGTCACGATCGGCGGCACGCTCACCACCGTAGCCGGCGGCACGGTGAACGTGAACGTGGACGCGGGAGCTGTCGATGTCGGCGTGGGCGGCGCGGTCACCTTCTCGGCCACGTCGAACGTGAGCGGCGCCACCGTCATGAACGTGACCGGCGGGGCCGACGACGACACGTTCAACCTGCGCCCGCTCACCACCGGCATCACCACCAACCTGATCGCCGCGGCCGGGGCCGACACACTGAACATCGACCTGACCGCCGCGACCGCGTCGGCGTTCGGCAACATCACCGCGGTCGGGACGGGCACGTTCAGCTTCGGGAACCGCGGCAGCGTGGTCGCCACTGGGCTGGAATCGGTCGCGGCCACCGGGGGCACCTACGCCCTCAACATCGGGCTTCAAACGGCCGGGTTCCAGGACGGCAACGCGAGCCCGGACGTGACCACCGTGTCGAACACCGGCAGCGCCCTGAACGTGACCGTTCAGGCCAACAGCACCGGTGCAACGCAAACGCTGTTCAGCGGCCGCACCGGCGACGTGAGCACCCTCACCGTCACCGGCTCGACCGACCGCGACACGGTGACCGTTGACCTCACGAACCCGCTGCCGGCGGTGACCGTCGTGGGAGGCGGCCCGACGACGATCCCGGGCGACACGCTGAACCTGATCACCACGAACGCCAACGGGGCCACGTTCACCCCGGTGGTCGGGGGCGGGACGTACACGTTCGCGAACCGCAGCGCGGTCACGTTCAGCCAGATCGAGGTCGGGCCGGCGCCGGTGCTCCGCGTCGCGGCTTCCGACGCGAGCGCCGCCGAGGGCGCCACCCCGGACACCGGGACGTTCACCATCACCCGCGTCGGCGACACCTCCGCCGCGCTCACGGTGACGTACACGCTGAGCGGCACCGCGGTGAACGGGGTCTCCTACCAGGCGCTCACGGGCACCGTGACGTTCGCGCCCGGCGCGAGCACGGCGACCGTCACGCTGACCCCGATCGACAACTCGAGCGTGGACGGCACCCGCACGGCGGTGCTCACGCTGTCCCCGAGCGCCTCCTACGAGATCGCAGCCGGGGCGAGCCAGGCCACGATCGCCATCGCCGACAACGACGCGCTCGGGCGGCGCCTGGTCGTGGGTTCGTCGGCCAGCGGCACGGTCCAGGTACTCGACAACAGCAGCAACACGGCGGTGGCTTCGTTCCGGCCCTACGCCGGGTACCAGGGCGGGGTATCGGTGGCGGTCGGGGACGTGACCGGCGACGGGGTGGCGGACATCGTGACCGGCGCGACCGCCCTGTCGCCGCACGTGAAGGTGTTCGACGGGGTCACCTTCAAGGAGATCCGGAGCTTCTTCGCGTTCACCAACTTCGCCAGCGGGGTGAGCGTCGCGGTCGGCGACCTTGACAACGACGGGAAGTCCGAGATCATCGTGGGGGCCGGCACCCTGGCCCCGCACGTGAAGGTGTTCGACGCGACCACGCTGCAGGAGCGGGCCAGCTTCTACGCCTTCACGCTGACGACCGGAGCCCCGATCGCCAGCGGCATCACGGTGGCCGCGGGCGACACCGACGGCGACGGGCGGGCCGAGATCGTCGTGGGCGCGACCGTCGCCCCGCACGTGAAGACGTTCGACCTCGCCGGCAACACGCTCCGCAGCTTCCTGGTCCCGAACCTGCCGCCGGACACCGGCATCAGTGTCGGCACCGGCGACCTCGACGGGGACAAGCGCGCGGAACTCCTGGTCGGCGCGCGGGTCGGCGGTCAGGCGGTGACGACGGTGTTCCAGGGCGAAGCCGCGATCGGGCAGTTCTCGTCCGGCGCGGTGGCGACCACGCCGCGGGTGGCGGGGACCGACCGCGACGGCGACGGGAAGGACGAACTGATCCTCACGCTCGGCCCGACCGTCAGCGTGCGGAGCGGGACGTTCCCGTTCGACCAGCTCTCCACCCTGACCCCCTTCACCGGGTTCAACGGCGGCGTGTTCGTCGGCTAA
- a CDS encoding IS3 family transposase, translated as MYAAIEAIAQDTSIPTVTICDALEVSRSAYYDWLTREPGAREQELDELTPAIVDIFVRHRRRYRARRIASELADEDIVCSPKRVAWVLKSQGLRAIQPRSFVPKTTDSRHTLGYSPNLLLEADEPTRVDELWVGDITYLPLRGGGFGYLAALLDRYSRDIVAWSIDATMTEPLVLDVLRRAIRERQPRAGLVHHTDRGGQYAGTEYRAVLRRASMKQSMSRADNCYDNAFMESCWSSIKRELEVAEYDSVVAARTVVAEYVRHYRLEREHSAIGYLTPHQFVTRTMAQN; from the coding sequence GTGTATGCCGCCATCGAGGCCATCGCTCAGGACACGAGCATTCCTACGGTCACGATCTGCGACGCGCTCGAGGTGAGTCGCTCGGCGTACTACGACTGGCTCACCCGAGAACCCGGTGCTCGCGAGCAGGAGCTCGACGAACTCACACCCGCCATCGTGGACATCTTCGTGAGGCATCGCCGTCGCTACCGGGCCCGACGCATCGCCTCGGAATTGGCGGACGAGGACATCGTGTGCAGCCCGAAGCGCGTCGCGTGGGTCCTAAAAAGCCAGGGCTTGCGAGCGATCCAGCCGAGGTCGTTCGTACCCAAGACGACCGACTCGCGTCACACCCTGGGGTACAGCCCGAACCTGTTGCTCGAGGCGGATGAGCCGACGCGGGTCGATGAGTTGTGGGTTGGCGACATCACGTACCTGCCGCTGCGTGGCGGCGGGTTCGGGTACCTGGCCGCGTTGCTGGACCGGTACTCGCGTGACATCGTGGCGTGGTCAATTGACGCGACGATGACGGAGCCGCTGGTGCTGGACGTGTTGCGCCGTGCGATCCGCGAGCGCCAACCGAGGGCCGGTCTGGTGCATCACACGGATCGCGGCGGGCAGTACGCCGGCACCGAGTATCGAGCTGTGCTGCGTCGTGCCTCAATGAAGCAGAGCATGAGTCGGGCGGACAACTGCTACGACAACGCGTTCATGGAAAGTTGTTGGAGTTCGATCAAGCGCGAACTCGAAGTGGCCGAGTATGACAGTGTCGTGGCGGCCCGGACGGTCGTCGCGGAGTACGTGAGGCACTACCGACTCGAGCGGGAGCATTCGGCGATCGGCTACCTTACACCCCACCAATTCGTAACCCGCACCATGGCCCAGAACTAA
- a CDS encoding DDE transposase family protein, which yields MGCPPNRQHLTGWPGTCPPAAAVLGQIRVDAQTNEHQAALALLGIVPVGGSVLTGGATFCPRDVAAAVVDGGGHYVLTAKDNQPGLVADIEAGLGFEDAARGLAAATSP from the coding sequence TTGGGCTGTCCGCCAAATCGTCAGCACCTCACCGGGTGGCCCGGCACGTGCCCGCCCGCCGCGGCGGTGCTCGGCCAGATCCGGGTGGACGCCCAGACGAACGAGCACCAGGCGGCCCTGGCGTTGCTCGGGATCGTCCCGGTGGGCGGCTCGGTTTTGACCGGGGGTGCCACGTTCTGCCCGCGGGACGTGGCCGCGGCGGTGGTCGACGGCGGGGGCCATTACGTGCTCACGGCCAAGGACAACCAACCCGGCCTGGTGGCCGACATCGAGGCCGGGTTGGGGTTCGAGGACGCCGCCCGAGGGCTCGCGGCGGCCACGTCCCCCTGA
- a CDS encoding WXG100 family type VII secretion target encodes MSQAIVDPAEVRRFASSLKRFNADMQSALAGLHGQLTALGDSWRDQEHDRFRQEFEATMLVMERFLTMSEEHVPFLLRKAERIEEYLSQR; translated from the coding sequence ATGTCACAGGCCATTGTGGACCCGGCCGAGGTGCGCCGGTTCGCCAGCAGCCTCAAGCGGTTCAACGCCGACATGCAGTCCGCGCTCGCCGGGTTGCACGGGCAGCTCACCGCGCTCGGGGACAGTTGGCGCGACCAGGAGCACGACCGGTTCCGACAAGAGTTCGAGGCCACCATGCTCGTGATGGAGCGGTTCCTCACGATGTCGGAAGAGCACGTGCCGTTCCTGCTCCGTAAGGCCGAGCGGATCGAAGAGTACCTGTCCCAGCGTTAG
- a CDS encoding FtsK/SpoIIIE domain-containing protein: protein MPDNLFDHQRAALAGLSDAARERAAAEAELTAAFETARDKAERDIARTRKAHAAALGAELTELDTERATTLARIATDFTAEQVRQDRTREERRKLLIDRFHAAEKSGQAKFDEQLWSHHTLLEAGEKTARDQHDTLQRKAAAGAEQVESLWADAEPLLKRGRVTRAAVESAEALPEPGDDDPIKRMNKWLGAADKSVERLARAKTPSWGSPLRLPVLLALFAGVGASSFAAVPDVATAGAITGGAAVVLGFGSWVLLRWLGKRTTLREGKVIAQQLAEAARACQLLREFATAQHAAEIRRLNEKHDRDRQRTEEHYKPLLASQKRQFEDELRRLDSDFATAAERLRNKRDADTRTADNQYNTKKAETESRRGGELAAAEATFAERMAQLTAARDAQWEKMAGAWNATTQSVAGTFEELRAAGAAFPAWDAFTPNRPLADRVPAGIRFGSVIVDLGTITDAVPTDPRLAPAAALSGEVPAYLPFPDRCSVLMRCRDEGRAAGISALQAMMLRFLTGLPAGKVRFTIVDPVSLGDSFAAFMHLADYDEKLVTSKIWTDPRDIEARLSDLTDHTASVIQKYLRNQYKSIEEYNKAAGEVAEPYRVLVVANFPNNFTPEAAKRLVSLANSGPSCGVCVLVTADTRAAMPRDFNIADLEAASYTLVWKDNTFVPKDPVLAPFVPALDRPPEPATIASIVQRVGKGSKEAARVEVPFEYIAPRPEDVWTGSAAKSFDVAVGRAGATRKQLFSLGRGTAQHAVIAGKTGSGKSTLLHALITNLALTYSPDEAELYLIDFKEGVEFQWYANYRLPHARVVAIQSEREFGLSVLQRLDGVLRERGEKFRDAGVNDLAGYRAAVPHEKTPRILLVIDEFQAFFTEDDKLAQEASLLLDRLVRQGRAFGMHVLLGSQTLGGSYSLARSTIDQMAVRVALQCSDADAQMILSKDNTAARLLSRPGEAIYNDQNGMVEGNDPFQVVWLAEEKREQVLEELHARAGDRWPAPLVFSGNSAAVLANNRPLAKQLREPAPVKVPTAWLGDPVAIKEPTAALFRAHGGSNLLMIGQSEEVARALFVSSVLSLAAQAPETKFTLLDGTPDDADEAEYLRKFTEKLPSATAPNRAGLPAALAELTGEIDKRQKGESERTPRFVLIFGIHRFRELRKAEDDFSFGRRGEREPSPAERLATILKDGPLSGVHAVVWCDSLVNLNRAFDRPLLREFALRVLFQMSATDSSTLMDAPTASKLGRHRALYLQDEQDRPEKFRPYGLPAPEWLDEACASLRARLALQPEHAAV, encoded by the coding sequence ATGCCCGACAACTTGTTCGATCACCAGCGGGCCGCGCTCGCGGGCCTCTCCGACGCCGCCCGCGAGCGCGCCGCCGCCGAAGCCGAGTTGACCGCCGCGTTCGAAACCGCCCGCGACAAGGCCGAGCGGGACATCGCCCGCACGCGGAAGGCGCACGCCGCCGCCCTTGGAGCGGAGCTCACCGAACTCGACACGGAGCGTGCCACCACGCTCGCGCGTATCGCCACCGACTTCACCGCCGAGCAGGTGCGTCAGGACCGCACCCGCGAGGAGCGGCGCAAGCTCCTCATCGACCGGTTCCATGCCGCGGAGAAGAGCGGGCAGGCCAAGTTCGACGAGCAGTTGTGGAGCCACCACACGCTCCTTGAAGCCGGCGAGAAGACCGCGCGGGACCAACACGACACGCTGCAGCGCAAGGCCGCCGCGGGGGCCGAACAGGTGGAATCGCTGTGGGCGGACGCCGAACCGCTCCTGAAGCGCGGGCGGGTGACACGGGCGGCCGTCGAGTCCGCCGAAGCGCTGCCGGAACCTGGCGACGACGACCCCATCAAGCGGATGAACAAGTGGCTCGGCGCCGCTGACAAGAGCGTCGAGCGGCTGGCACGGGCGAAAACGCCGTCGTGGGGCTCGCCGCTGCGCCTTCCCGTGCTGCTGGCGCTGTTCGCGGGCGTCGGTGCGAGTTCGTTCGCGGCCGTGCCGGACGTCGCCACGGCCGGGGCGATCACCGGCGGCGCCGCCGTGGTGCTCGGATTCGGATCGTGGGTCCTGCTCCGCTGGCTCGGAAAACGGACAACGCTCCGCGAAGGGAAAGTGATCGCGCAGCAGCTCGCGGAGGCGGCGCGTGCGTGCCAGTTGCTCCGGGAGTTCGCGACGGCGCAGCACGCGGCCGAGATCCGGCGTCTGAACGAAAAGCACGACCGGGACCGGCAGCGCACCGAGGAGCACTACAAGCCGTTACTGGCGTCACAAAAGAGGCAGTTCGAAGACGAGCTGCGGCGGCTCGACTCCGACTTCGCAACGGCGGCGGAGCGGCTCCGGAACAAGCGCGACGCCGACACCCGCACCGCCGACAACCAGTACAACACCAAGAAGGCCGAAACCGAATCGCGCAGAGGCGGCGAGTTGGCCGCCGCGGAGGCGACGTTCGCCGAACGAATGGCCCAACTGACCGCGGCCCGCGACGCCCAGTGGGAGAAAATGGCGGGCGCCTGGAACGCCACCACCCAAAGCGTGGCCGGCACTTTTGAGGAACTCCGGGCCGCGGGCGCCGCGTTCCCCGCGTGGGACGCGTTCACACCGAACCGCCCGCTCGCGGACCGCGTCCCCGCGGGCATCCGCTTCGGCTCGGTGATTGTCGATCTGGGTACGATCACCGATGCCGTACCCACCGACCCGCGCCTGGCGCCGGCGGCGGCGCTGAGCGGCGAGGTGCCGGCGTACTTGCCCTTCCCGGACCGGTGTTCGGTGCTGATGCGGTGCCGCGACGAGGGCCGCGCCGCGGGCATCTCGGCCCTGCAAGCGATGATGCTGCGGTTCCTCACCGGCCTGCCGGCCGGCAAGGTCCGGTTCACAATCGTCGATCCGGTCAGCCTCGGCGACAGCTTCGCCGCGTTCATGCACCTCGCGGACTACGACGAGAAGCTGGTCACCTCGAAAATCTGGACCGACCCGCGCGACATCGAGGCGCGGCTCTCGGACCTGACCGACCACACCGCGAGCGTGATCCAGAAGTACCTGCGCAACCAGTACAAGTCGATCGAGGAGTACAACAAGGCGGCAGGCGAGGTGGCCGAGCCGTACCGCGTGCTGGTGGTCGCGAACTTCCCGAACAACTTCACCCCGGAGGCGGCCAAGCGCCTCGTCAGCCTCGCGAACAGCGGCCCGTCGTGCGGCGTGTGCGTGCTGGTGACGGCGGACACGCGCGCCGCGATGCCGCGCGACTTCAACATCGCGGACCTCGAAGCCGCCAGCTACACGCTCGTCTGGAAGGACAACACGTTCGTGCCGAAAGACCCCGTGCTGGCCCCGTTCGTGCCGGCACTCGACCGCCCGCCGGAGCCGGCAACGATCGCCAGCATCGTTCAGCGGGTCGGCAAAGGCAGCAAGGAAGCGGCCCGGGTGGAGGTGCCCTTCGAGTACATCGCCCCCAGGCCCGAGGACGTCTGGACCGGCAGCGCGGCGAAGAGTTTCGACGTGGCCGTGGGCCGCGCGGGCGCGACGCGGAAGCAACTGTTCTCGCTCGGTCGCGGAACGGCGCAGCACGCCGTGATCGCGGGGAAGACCGGGTCCGGCAAGTCCACTCTGCTGCACGCGCTGATTACGAACCTCGCTCTCACCTACAGCCCCGACGAGGCGGAACTCTATCTGATCGACTTCAAGGAAGGGGTCGAGTTCCAGTGGTACGCCAACTACCGGTTGCCGCACGCGCGGGTCGTGGCGATCCAGAGCGAGCGCGAGTTCGGGCTGAGCGTGCTCCAGCGCCTGGACGGCGTCCTGCGCGAGCGCGGCGAGAAGTTCCGTGACGCCGGCGTCAACGACCTGGCCGGCTACCGCGCGGCCGTGCCGCACGAGAAGACGCCGCGCATTCTCCTGGTGATCGACGAGTTTCAGGCGTTCTTCACCGAGGATGATAAGCTCGCGCAAGAGGCGTCGCTCCTGCTCGACCGGCTGGTGCGCCAGGGCCGCGCCTTCGGGATGCACGTCCTGCTCGGCTCGCAAACGCTCGGGGGCTCGTACTCCCTCGCGCGAAGCACCATCGACCAGATGGCAGTGCGCGTCGCGCTCCAGTGCTCCGACGCCGACGCGCAAATGATCCTCAGCAAGGACAACACAGCCGCCCGGTTGCTGTCGCGGCCCGGGGAGGCGATCTACAACGACCAGAACGGCATGGTCGAAGGGAACGACCCGTTCCAGGTGGTGTGGCTCGCGGAGGAGAAGCGCGAGCAGGTGCTCGAAGAGCTCCACGCGCGGGCCGGCGACCGGTGGCCCGCGCCGCTGGTGTTCAGCGGGAACTCGGCCGCAGTGCTCGCGAACAACCGCCCGCTGGCGAAGCAGTTGCGCGAACCGGCGCCCGTGAAAGTGCCGACCGCGTGGCTCGGCGATCCGGTGGCCATCAAGGAGCCGACGGCGGCCCTGTTCCGCGCCCATGGCGGCTCGAACCTGCTCATGATCGGCCAGAGCGAGGAGGTCGCCCGGGCGCTGTTCGTCTCCTCGGTACTCAGCCTCGCGGCTCAGGCGCCCGAAACGAAGTTCACCCTCCTCGACGGCACCCCGGACGACGCGGACGAAGCCGAATACCTCCGCAAGTTCACCGAGAAGTTGCCTTCCGCTACCGCCCCGAACCGTGCCGGCCTACCCGCCGCACTCGCCGAACTTACGGGGGAGATCGATAAGCGCCAAAAGGGAGAAAGCGAGCGCACGCCGCGGTTCGTGCTGATCTTCGGAATCCACCGGTTCCGCGAGCTGCGCAAAGCCGAGGACGATTTCAGCTTCGGGCGCCGCGGCGAGCGCGAGCCGTCCCCCGCCGAGCGGCTCGCAACGATCTTGAAGGACGGCCCGCTCTCTGGCGTTCACGCGGTCGTGTGGTGCGACTCGCTCGTGAACCTGAACCGCGCGTTCGACCGACCGCTCCTGCGCGAGTTCGCACTGCGGGTGCTGTTCCAGATGAGCGCGACCGACTCCAGTACCCTGATGGACGCGCCGACCGCCTCGAAGTTGGGCCGGCACCGGGCGTTGTACCTCCAGGACGAACAGGACCGGCCCGAGAAGTTCCGCCCCTACGGGTTACCCGCGCCGGAGTGGCTCGACGAGGCGTGTGCGTCCCTCCGAGCCCGACTCGCGTTGCAGCCGGAACACGCGGCGGTGTAA
- a CDS encoding ISAs1 family transposase — MTTSEKGHGRIEKRTLETTPIVTVGQKWKGLKQGLRITRERAVKGKKTVEVVYGITSLSMARANAATLLTILRDHWQIENGLHYVRDVTLGEDACRVRKGTAPQVLAAVRNVVVHLLASVEAKSRPEAIELLQLHPENARNLIGIPQSE, encoded by the coding sequence GTGACGACATCGGAGAAAGGTCACGGTCGGATCGAGAAGCGGACGCTGGAGACGACACCGATCGTGACGGTGGGTCAGAAGTGGAAGGGCCTGAAGCAAGGTCTGCGAATCACGCGTGAGCGGGCGGTGAAGGGTAAGAAGACGGTGGAGGTGGTGTACGGGATCACGAGCCTGTCGATGGCGCGGGCGAACGCGGCGACACTTCTGACGATTCTTCGTGATCACTGGCAGATCGAAAACGGCTTGCATTACGTTCGAGATGTGACGCTGGGCGAGGATGCGTGTCGCGTGCGAAAGGGCACGGCTCCGCAGGTCCTGGCTGCGGTGCGTAACGTTGTGGTTCACCTGCTGGCCAGCGTCGAGGCCAAGAGCCGGCCGGAGGCTATTGAACTCCTCCAACTCCACCCCGAGAACGCGAGGAACCTTATCGGCATCCCCCAGAGTGAATAA